A part of Anabas testudineus chromosome 9, fAnaTes1.2, whole genome shotgun sequence genomic DNA contains:
- the apba1a gene encoding amyloid-beta A4 precursor protein-binding family A member 1 has protein sequence MNPQETELGQEVMEETDVPHRHRHNSRSRNHSNQEKRYRRCEGPAGGSAGSRARAPQQRRPQEQQDMELQQGAQSPQAQQPQQPQPIPRPAVTRYRRQGDSEARIRAQQQRHRQRQQREAERAQHLAQQQDKQHHTDMTHEDERERDDSVLARSASTESGFHTHTDRAEGDDGLVMMCLEPEGQPELEDEAGTYGVQLRPEAEGYTESAEAEQQHHHPHLNYPPQSPPLPCEPLSVIQNPQRQDEAEEILNAGYSNYIYTQPLSQSGGRADENLGSLDTGLTDEAYSEPYDIYSLSEHVYEEICDAPTSASSATDGADGTESLQQRRAGFRLLDGRAGCGDYHQQEAVGSRLRHYDERSDGESDSPEKEAEFAPYPRTDSCDQEEDIDGIVTEVKESLSSQSIHGATEDTMDEENEQQQEEERPQPESQTDDKEHKAANQGRPARKQPVSPSEEPVAVRNSQEKRDAISLAIKDIKEAIEEVKTRTVRSPYTPDEPKEPIWVMRQDLSPTVECDLPPSLGGESPGSSSPSPPGAESSSRHLLQDDSFESSPSSKESRRSLASFPTYVEVPGPCDPEDLIDGIIFAANYLGSTQLLSDKTPSKNIRMMQAQEAVSRIKTAQKLAQNRKKTPEDEPQPMTEVDLFISTQRIKVLNADSQETMMDHPLRTISYIADIGNIVVLMARRRMPRPDSQENVEASDPGQDSKRQYKMICHVFESEDAQLIAQSIGQAFSVAYQEFLRANGINPEDLSQKEYSDLLNTQDMYNDDLIHFSKSENCKDVFIEKGKGEILGVVIVESGWGSILPTVIIANMMHAGPAERSGRLNIGDQIMSINGTSLVGLPLSTCQSIIKGLKNQSRIKLNIVRCPPVTTVLIRRPDLRYQLGFSVQNGIICSLMRGGIAERGGVRVGHRIIEINSQSVVATPHEKIVHILSNAVGEIHMKTMPAAMYRLLTAQEQPVYI, from the exons ATGAATCCCCAGGAGACAGAACTTGGCCAAGAGGTGATGGAAGAGACTGATGTCCCTCATCGCCATCGCCACAACAGCCGCTCACGTAACCACAGCAACCAGGAAAAGCGCTATAGGCGCTGTGAGGGCCCAGCTGGAGGAAGTGCTGGCAGTAGAGCCAGAGCACCACAGCAGCGAAGGCCACAGGAGCAGCAAGACATGGAGCTGCAACAAGGAGCTCAGTCTCCACAGGCCCAGCAGCCCCAACAGCCCCAGCCCATTCCCCGACCTGCAGTGACACGTTACCGAAGACAGGGGGACAGCGAGGCCAGGATCCGAGCTCAGCAGCAGAGgcacagacaaagacagcaaagagaagcagagagagcaCAACACTTAGCACAACAACAGGACAAGCAGCACCACACTGACATGACCCACgaagatgaaagagagagggatgatTCAGTACTGGCTCGCTCAGCAAGCACGGAGAGCGGCTTCCACACTCACACTGACCGTGCAGAGGGGGACGATGGCTTGGTGATGATGTGTCTGGAGCCCGAGGGGCAGCCAGAGTTGGAGGATGAAGCTGGGACCTACGGAGTCCAGCTAAGACCTGAGGCGGAGGGGTACACTGAGAGTGCCGAGGCTGAACAGCAACATCACCATCCACATCTTAACTATCCTCCACAGTCCCCGCCCCTGCCCTGTGAACCCCTGTCTGTTATTCAAAACCCCCAGAGACAGGATGAAGCCGAGGAGATACTGAACGCTGGCTACTCCAACTACATCTACACCCAACCCCTCAGCCAATCTGGTGGAAGGGCTGATGAGAACTTGGGGAGTTTAGATACTGGACTTACAGATGAAGCTTATTCTGAGCCATATGACATTTACTCACTTTCTGAACATGTTTACGAGGAAATCTGTGATGCTCCCACATCAGCTTCATCTGCTACAGATGGGGCTGATGGGACAGAGTCTCTCCAACAGAGAAGGGCTGGTTTTCGGCTGTTGGATGGACGGGCAGGATGTGGAGACTACCATCAGCAGGAAGCGGTGGGCTCCCGTCTGCGCCACTATGATGAACGCTCAGACGGCGAGTCAGACAGCCCAGAGAAGGAGGCCGAGTTTGCCCCATACCCACGCACTGACAGCTGTGACCAGGAGGAGGACATTGATGGCATTGTGACTGAGGTCAAAGAAAGCCTGAGCTCTCAGAGTATCCATGGTGCTACAGAGGACACCATGGATGAAGAAAATGAGcaacagcaggaagaagaaagaccCCAACCTGAGTCTCAAACTGATGACAAAGAACACAAAGCTGCCAATCAAGGGAGGCCAGCCAGAAAACAGCCTGTGAGTCCTTCAGAGGAGCCTGTAGCAGTGCGCAACAGTCAGGAGAAGAGGGACGCCATATCTTTGGCCATCAAGGACATTAAGGAGGCCATAGAGGAGGTGAAGACCAGAACAGTGAGATCACCATACACACCTGATGAGCCCAAGGAGCCAATCTGGGTAATGAGGCAGGACCTGAGCCCCACTGTGGAGTGCGACCTTCCGCCTTCACTTGGAGGCGAG TCTCCTGGTTCAAGCTCGCCCTCTCCTCCAGGAGCAGAGTCATCCAGCAGACACCTGCTGCAGGACGACAGCTTTGAATCTTCTCCCTCCAGTAAGGAG TCCAGGAGAAGCCTTGCATCTTTCCCCACATATGTAGAAG tCCCAGGCCCGTGTGACCCTGAAGACCTGATTGATGGGATCATCTTTGCAGCCAACTACCTGGGCTCCACCCAGCTGCTGTCAGATAAGACACCGTCCAAGAACATCCGCATGATGCAGGCGCAGGAGGCCGTCAGCCGCATCAAG ACGGCCCAGAAATTAGCCCAGAACAGGAAGAAG ACCCCTGAGGATGAGCCTCAGCCCATGACAGAGGTGGATCTCTTTATCTCCACCCAGAGAATCAAAGTGCTCAACGCGGACTCCCAG GAGACTATGATGGACCATCCTTTGCGGACCATCTCCTACATTGCCGACATTGGAAACATTGTAGTTCTGATGGCCCGGCGCAGGATGCCCCGACCCGACTCTCAGGAGAATGTGGAGGCCTCAGACCCAGGACAAGACAGCAAGCGGCAGTACAAGATGATATGTCATGTGTTTGAGTCTGAGGAT GCCCAGTTAATTGCCCAGTCCATCGGACAGGCCTTCAGCGTGGCTTATCAGGAATTCTTACGAGCCAATGGCATTAACCCTGAGGACCTAAGCCAGAAAGAGTACAGTGACTTGCTTAACACTCAGGACATGTACAATGATGACCTCATCCACTTCTCAAAGTCTGAGAACTGCAAAGAT GTGTTCATAGAGAAAGGTAAGGGTGAGATTCTGGGTGTGGTCATTGTGGAGAGTGGATGGGGCTCCATCCTGCCCACTGTAATCATTGCCAACATGATGCACGCCGGACCGGCCGAGAGATCTGGAAGACTTAACATAGGAGACCAGATCATGTCGATCAATGGAACCAGTCTGGTGGGACTGCCGCTGTCCACCTGCCAGAGCATCATTAAG GGTCTGAAGAACCAGTCTCGGATTAAGCTGAACATTGTCAGATGCCCCCCAGTGACCACTGTCCTCATCAGACGGCCAGACCTCCGCTACCAGCTGGGCTTCAGTGTCCAGAATGGCATT ATCTGCAGCCTCATGCGTGGTGGCATCGCTGAGCGAGGTGGGGTCAGAGTGGGCCACCGCATCATCGAGATCAACAGCCAGAGCGTGGTGGCCACGCCCCATGAAAAGATTGTCCACATCCTGTCCAATGCTGTGGGAGAG ATCCACATGAAGACGATGCCTGCGGCCATGTACCGCCTGCTGACAGCCCAGGAGCAGCCTGTTTACATTTAA